From Klebsiella electrica, the proteins below share one genomic window:
- the hipB gene encoding type II toxin-antitoxin system antitoxin HipB: MSPSPTIYSPVQLANYLKLVRQKNQWTQSDLAQRMGIKQATVSNFENHPEKTTLTTVFKILQSLELSMAICEKNAPDSGNNRDNPQDLDW, from the coding sequence ATGAGCCCTTCACCAACGATATACAGCCCGGTTCAGCTGGCAAACTATCTCAAGCTGGTACGCCAGAAAAACCAGTGGACGCAGAGCGACCTCGCGCAGCGAATGGGGATTAAACAGGCCACCGTCTCTAACTTTGAAAATCATCCCGAGAAAACGACGTTAACCACGGTGTTTAAAATTTTACAGTCGCTGGAACTGTCGATGGCGATTTGCGAAAAAAATGCGCCGGATAGCGGCAATAACCGTGATAACCCACAGGATCTGGACTGGTAA
- a CDS encoding RNA polymerase sigma factor, with protein sequence MKTGGAGESLLLSAINACRSRLSAFIRGRTPVRDDADDILQEVTCQLMTVEQPVENVAAWLFRAARNEMTDRARKKRELPLAGYVNPDDFLPEDELAETLFGVPQTPEEEYLKALLWEALNQALSELPAAQREVFEKTELQGYSYKALAEECGASEQALLSRKHKAVLYLRTRLRTFYDELVGG encoded by the coding sequence ATGAAAACAGGGGGCGCCGGGGAGTCGCTGTTGCTATCGGCAATCAACGCCTGTCGCTCACGGCTGAGCGCGTTTATTCGCGGCCGGACGCCGGTACGCGACGATGCGGATGATATCCTGCAGGAAGTCACCTGTCAGCTGATGACCGTGGAACAGCCGGTGGAGAACGTGGCGGCATGGCTGTTTCGCGCGGCGCGCAACGAGATGACCGACCGGGCGCGCAAAAAACGCGAGCTGCCCTTAGCGGGCTATGTGAACCCGGATGACTTTCTGCCGGAGGATGAGCTTGCAGAGACGCTGTTTGGCGTACCGCAGACGCCGGAAGAAGAGTATCTGAAAGCGTTGCTGTGGGAGGCGTTGAATCAGGCACTGTCCGAACTGCCGGCCGCCCAGCGCGAGGTCTTTGAGAAGACCGAACTGCAGGGATACAGCTATAAGGCGCTGGCTGAAGAGTGCGGTGCCAGCGAGCAGGCGCTGCTCTCGCGCAAACATAAAGCCGTGCTCTATCTTCGTACCCGTTTGCGAACCTTCTACGATGAGCTGGTCGGCGGCTGA
- a CDS encoding type II toxin-antitoxin system HipA family toxin, producing MATLVTWMNNERVGELIKQANGAHLFRYEEAWMRNPRARPLSLSLPLQYGNITDEAVFNYFDNLLPDSPRVRDRIVKRYRARSKQPFDLLAEIGRDSVGAVTLLPPGENAPRGALSWEPLDNHALDALLTAYRSDIPLGMVNEHDDFRISVAGAQEKTALLKIGEQWCIPTGTTPTTHIIKLPIGEIKQPDAVLDLSESVDNEYLCLALARALGFAVPQASIIQTASTRALAVERFDRRWAQEKTVLLRLPQEDLCQAFGIPSSVKYESDGGPGIRAIMAFLVGSSEALEDRYNFMKFMVFQWLIGATDGHAKNFSIYLQPGGSYRLTPFYDIISAFPLLGGKGLHLSDLKLSMSLKASKGRKTEIQTLYPRHFLATAKEVGFARQQMLEILRYFVDNVPRAVEAVKGTLPPDFSQPMYEAITDRLLWVHSRLQNAMAASPAG from the coding sequence ATGGCCACTCTCGTGACATGGATGAACAATGAGCGGGTCGGCGAGCTTATCAAGCAGGCCAACGGCGCGCATCTTTTCCGCTATGAAGAGGCGTGGATGCGCAATCCTCGCGCCAGGCCGCTCTCACTGTCGCTCCCGCTGCAGTACGGTAACATTACCGATGAGGCGGTGTTTAATTACTTTGACAATCTGCTGCCAGACAGTCCGCGGGTACGGGACCGCATTGTTAAGCGCTATCGGGCGCGTTCAAAGCAGCCGTTTGATCTGCTGGCCGAGATCGGCCGGGACAGCGTCGGCGCGGTGACATTACTCCCGCCAGGAGAAAATGCGCCCCGGGGAGCGCTAAGCTGGGAGCCGCTGGATAACCACGCCCTGGACGCGCTGCTGACGGCCTACCGGTCGGATATACCGCTCGGGATGGTCAACGAACATGATGATTTCAGGATCTCGGTGGCCGGGGCCCAGGAGAAAACCGCGCTGCTGAAAATCGGCGAGCAGTGGTGTATCCCGACGGGTACCACGCCGACCACCCACATCATTAAGCTGCCCATTGGCGAAATCAAACAGCCGGATGCGGTGCTGGATCTCAGCGAAAGCGTCGATAACGAATATTTGTGTTTAGCTCTGGCTCGCGCGCTGGGTTTTGCCGTTCCGCAGGCCAGTATTATTCAGACCGCCAGCACCAGGGCGCTGGCGGTTGAACGTTTCGATCGCCGCTGGGCGCAGGAGAAGACGGTGCTGCTGCGTTTGCCGCAGGAAGACCTGTGTCAGGCCTTCGGCATTCCGTCATCGGTTAAGTATGAGTCCGACGGCGGGCCGGGCATTCGGGCAATTATGGCTTTTCTGGTTGGCTCCAGCGAGGCACTCGAGGATCGCTATAACTTTATGAAGTTTATGGTGTTTCAGTGGCTGATTGGCGCAACCGATGGCCACGCGAAAAACTTCTCGATTTACCTCCAGCCGGGCGGCAGCTACCGCTTAACCCCGTTCTACGACATTATCTCCGCGTTTCCGCTGCTTGGCGGGAAGGGGCTGCACCTGAGCGATCTCAAGCTGTCAATGAGTCTGAAGGCCAGTAAAGGACGTAAAACGGAGATCCAGACGCTCTATCCGCGTCACTTTCTCGCCACGGCTAAAGAGGTCGGGTTTGCCCGGCAGCAGATGCTGGAGATTCTGCGCTATTTTGTCGATAACGTTCCCCGCGCGGTTGAGGCGGTAAAGGGGACTTTACCGCCTGACTTTTCACAACCGATGTATGAGGCGATCACCGATCGCTTACTGTGGGTCCATTCACGCTTGCAGAACGCAATGGCGGCGTCGCCGGCGGGCTGA
- a CDS encoding sensor domain-containing diguanylate cyclase, producing the protein MLLKELMIFDLLTTPVWVVHPFKEAVVYCNQASRTLSGEMSLDDMRKGPLSTCPERSLQNYLYYFKNIAEVFEVWTIQTTEGPRPVYCKTTLIKSAEYDTLILFEAVKILQQNDAVKAHPAHHYKRRSNRFFARFFMTSSAPMLLIDPEQDGRIVDANIAALRFYNYTADEMRTRHTWQINILGKDVLPVMHGVASLPGGHKPLNFTHILSDGSIRYVQTYAGPVVLNHTRLMLCIIHDVTEEVHLKAELEFAATHDPLTGLLNRREFYRIVDSSLSHAEGFCLLLVDVDNFKAINDNYGHQKGDEVLQAISRILESTAKIEDKIYRWGGEEFLLFLPGASIAPALAMAEAIRHAVSCYHTPEYTGTVTVSIGVAEHQEGEEINQLFNRVDKALYAAKKEGRNQVKLYLVEKY; encoded by the coding sequence ATGTTATTAAAAGAGTTAATGATTTTTGATTTACTCACTACGCCTGTCTGGGTGGTTCATCCTTTCAAAGAAGCCGTCGTCTATTGTAATCAGGCCTCCAGAACTCTTAGCGGAGAGATGTCGCTGGATGACATGCGCAAAGGCCCGCTCTCCACCTGTCCAGAGCGCAGCCTGCAGAATTATCTGTACTACTTCAAAAACATTGCTGAAGTATTCGAAGTATGGACCATTCAAACGACGGAGGGTCCGCGTCCGGTTTATTGTAAAACCACCCTGATTAAATCAGCAGAATATGACACTTTAATTCTTTTCGAAGCCGTCAAAATCCTGCAGCAAAATGACGCGGTTAAGGCGCACCCCGCACATCATTACAAACGGCGCAGTAATCGTTTCTTCGCGCGATTTTTTATGACCAGTTCCGCCCCGATGCTGCTTATCGACCCTGAACAGGACGGCCGAATTGTTGATGCCAATATCGCCGCGCTGCGGTTTTATAACTACACCGCCGATGAGATGCGCACCCGCCATACCTGGCAAATCAATATCCTGGGAAAGGACGTGCTTCCCGTTATGCACGGCGTGGCAAGCTTGCCCGGTGGCCACAAGCCGCTTAACTTTACCCATATTCTGTCCGATGGCTCTATCCGCTATGTTCAGACTTATGCCGGGCCGGTGGTGCTGAATCATACCCGGTTGATGCTGTGTATTATTCATGACGTTACGGAAGAGGTGCATCTGAAGGCAGAACTTGAATTTGCGGCCACTCACGATCCTTTAACCGGATTACTCAATCGACGTGAGTTTTATCGCATTGTGGATTCCTCGTTATCTCACGCTGAAGGTTTTTGTCTGCTGCTGGTTGATGTCGATAATTTTAAAGCGATTAATGATAACTACGGACATCAAAAAGGCGATGAGGTGCTGCAGGCGATTTCCCGAATACTTGAGTCCACCGCCAAAATTGAGGACAAAATCTATCGCTGGGGCGGAGAGGAGTTTTTATTATTTCTCCCCGGAGCGTCAATCGCGCCGGCGCTGGCGATGGCGGAAGCGATTCGCCACGCGGTCAGCTGTTACCATACCCCTGAGTATACCGGTACGGTGACGGTCAGCATTGGCGTCGCTGAACATCAAGAGGGGGAAGAGATCAATCAGCTGTTTAATCGCGTCGATAAAGCGCTGTATGCGGCGAAGAAAGAAGGGCGCAATCAAGTGAAGCTGTATCTGGTCGAAAAATATTAA